CTGCAATAATATACCTACACCACCTGCAATTCTACTGCATTAACCCATATTCTTATTTCTTTTGGACAGTATACACTAAAACTTAGTTTTTAACTTTTTTATAGAACAATTTTTTAATAATTTCAGCCATTAAGACATACACCATTATTACAGTTGCAATAAGGAGCAACACCCAAAAAGGAATTGCCTGAAATCCTAATATTCCTGCTATGGGAGAATAAGGTATAATAAGTGTTGCAATGCAAACACAAGAGGTTGCAATTACTAAATATTTACCAGGAATGCTTTTAAAAAATGGTTTTCTAGTTCTTATAACCAAAACAATTAATGAAGCTGATATAACCGATTCAATAAACCAGCTCGTTCTAAACTGTACATCTGAGGCATGAACGATGAACATAAGTACACCAAACGTTAAATAATCAAAAATAGAACTTATTAAACCAAACACAATCATAAACCTGCGAATAAAACCTATGTCCCAACGTCTTGGAACCATGATCATATCCTCATCCACAGAATCTGTCGCAATTGTCATCTCTGGAAAATCAGTCAATAGATTAGTCAGCAAAATTTGTTTCGGCAACAATGGAAGAAACGGTAAAAATAATGATGCTCCAGCCATACTAAACATATTGCCAAAATTAGCGCTGGTTGCCATAAACACATATTTCAATGTATTGGCAAATGTTATTCTTCCAGCTTTAACACCCTCTATTAAGACATTTAAGTCTTTCTCTAGCAAAACGATATCTGCTGCTCTTTTTGCTACATCAACAGCACTATCTACAGAAATGCTTACGTCTGCAGCATGAAGAGCTGATGCGTCATTTATACCGTCGCCCATATATCCTACAACATAACCTGCTTTTTTTAAAGCTATTATTATGCGTTCTTTTTCATTTGGCTCAATTTCAGCAAAGACAGCAACTTCCCTAACTTTCTCAATAAGTGCTTCGTCGCTGATATCATGGATTTCAGAACCAGTTAAAACTTTCATGCCTTTTATTCCCAGTTGCTGCACAATATTAGAAGCAATCAGTTTATTATCTCCTGTAATTATTTTTAATGAAATCCCTAATTCTTTAAGGTCCTCTATTGTCTTAGCTATATTTGGCTTAAGAGGATCAAAGAAGGTGATAAAGCCTAAAAAGGTCATATCCGATTCTGTTTCATCTTTTACCATTGTTTCAGTCCCAATAATATTCTTATATGCAACGCCAAGGGTTCTGTATCCTTTATCGCTGTATTCCCTGTATTGCTTTTGAATAAAATCTTGAATCGTTTTTATATCAACAACTTTTCCGTCTTCAATTTCCGCATTTTTGCATACCTTAATAATATTATCCAAGGCACCCTTTGTAATCATAATATAAGATTGAGCTTCATTAGTACTTTTATTAGATTTGCTTAATATTATGCTTAATCTTTTCCTGACAAAATCATAAGGGCGTTCATCCAGCTTTATGTAATCCCTTGTATCAAATTCTTTAAATGTTCTTATTGCTTCATCAATGGGATTTATAAAACCAGATTCAAAGTATGCATTAAGATAAGCATAAAAAAGAACCTTATCACTTTGATTTCCAATAACATCAAAAGTTGATTGAAGTTTAACGATTCCTTCAGTCAGAGTACCTGTTTTATCTGAACATAACACATCCATACTTCCAAAGTTTTCAATAGAAGCAAGTCGTTTTACAATAACTTTTACCCGTGCCATCATTTTAGCTCCATGTGCAAGATTTATACTAATGATGGCAGGAAGCAGCTGAGGGGTTAAGCCAACAGCAATTGCAAGAGAAAAAAGGAAGGAATCAAGAACAGGACGCTTTAAAAATACATTAATAGCAAAAATAGTCATTGTTAATATTAATGTAACCTCCATTAAAAAATAACCAAAGTGCTTAACTCCGCGTTCAAATTCAGTTTCTAAGGGTCTGATTTTCAACCTTTCCGAAATCCTACCGAATTCTGTTGTTTTCCCTGTGCTTATAATCACAGCTTTTGCGGTTCCACTGACAACATGGGTTCCCATCCATAAACAATTTCTTCTCTGGCTGAGGGAAGTTTCAAAAGGCAAAACACCAACCTCTTTATCTGTCGGAAAGGTTTCCCCTGTTAAGATGGCTTCGTCGATACTTAGTGAATTTGATTCCAGTATCAAACTATCCCCAGGTACAACTGCACCTGCTTTTAACATTACAATGTCACCAGGGACTATTTCCTCAACAGGAATTTCTGCAGACTTTCCATCACGAAGCACTGTTGCTTTAATCTGTACTATCTCAAGCAATTTTTGAACTGCGTTATTTGCATTATATTCCTGCCAAAAACTTAAAAGACCACTCACAAGAATTATTGTTAAAATGATTATTGCATCAACCGTATCGTGAAGAAAAAATGAAAGTCCTACAGCAAAAAATAATATTAAAATTATTGGGCTTTTGAATTGGGATATAAAAATGTCCAAAGCATTGTTGTCTTTTTTTGGTTTTATTGAATTATAACCGTATGTGACAATTCTTTTTTTGGCTTCAGTGTTTGATAAGCCATCTTTACTTGTTTCAAGGTTTTTAAGAACATCTTCTGCAGGTATTGACCAAAAACCTTGTCTTAAATCTTTCATATGAAAAACACTTCCTCTCTTTATATTTCTATTTTATCCTGTTCGAGTTAAAGTGTCTACAATAATATACTAACACCATTAGACGTTTATGAAGAAACTATGGTAACATGTTTACTTAAAGGTTCTGTTAATGATGAAAAACCAAAAAAACGATAAGAA
The sequence above is a segment of the Thermoanaerobacter ethanolicus JW 200 genome. Coding sequences within it:
- the mgtA gene encoding magnesium-translocating P-type ATPase — encoded protein: MKDLRQGFWSIPAEDVLKNLETSKDGLSNTEAKKRIVTYGYNSIKPKKDNNALDIFISQFKSPIILILFFAVGLSFFLHDTVDAIIILTIILVSGLLSFWQEYNANNAVQKLLEIVQIKATVLRDGKSAEIPVEEIVPGDIVMLKAGAVVPGDSLILESNSLSIDEAILTGETFPTDKEVGVLPFETSLSQRRNCLWMGTHVVSGTAKAVIISTGKTTEFGRISERLKIRPLETEFERGVKHFGYFLMEVTLILTMTIFAINVFLKRPVLDSFLFSLAIAVGLTPQLLPAIISINLAHGAKMMARVKVIVKRLASIENFGSMDVLCSDKTGTLTEGIVKLQSTFDVIGNQSDKVLFYAYLNAYFESGFINPIDEAIRTFKEFDTRDYIKLDERPYDFVRKRLSIILSKSNKSTNEAQSYIMITKGALDNIIKVCKNAEIEDGKVVDIKTIQDFIQKQYREYSDKGYRTLGVAYKNIIGTETMVKDETESDMTFLGFITFFDPLKPNIAKTIEDLKELGISLKIITGDNKLIASNIVQQLGIKGMKVLTGSEIHDISDEALIEKVREVAVFAEIEPNEKERIIIALKKAGYVVGYMGDGINDASALHAADVSISVDSAVDVAKRAADIVLLEKDLNVLIEGVKAGRITFANTLKYVFMATSANFGNMFSMAGASLFLPFLPLLPKQILLTNLLTDFPEMTIATDSVDEDMIMVPRRWDIGFIRRFMIVFGLISSIFDYLTFGVLMFIVHASDVQFRTSWFIESVISASLIVLVIRTRKPFFKSIPGKYLVIATSCVCIATLIIPYSPIAGILGFQAIPFWVLLLIATVIMVYVLMAEIIKKLFYKKVKN